One region of Camelina sativa cultivar DH55 chromosome 6, Cs, whole genome shotgun sequence genomic DNA includes:
- the LOC104793372 gene encoding uncharacterized protein LOC104793372 — protein MGVVVIDGSTVRSFVEDEEQFKKSVNERFAALDLNKDGVLSRSEVRKAFESMRLLESHFGVDVVTPPDELTKLYDSIFEKFDTDQSGSVDLEEFESEMKKIVLAIADGLGSCPITMVLDDGEDNILKKAADLEASKLQKKASS, from the coding sequence atgggaGTAGTAGTGATCGATGGATCAACGGTACGGTCATTTGTGGAAGACGAAGAGCAGTTCAAGAAGAGTGTCAACGAGAGGTTCGCGGCTCTGGATCTGAACAAAGACGGCGTTTTATCGAGGTCGGAGGTACGAAAGGCGTTCGAATCGATGAGGCTGCTTGAATCGCACTTCGGAGTTGATGTGGTGACTCCTCCGGACGAGCTGACGAAGCTGTACGACTCGATCTTCGAGAAGTTTGATACGGATCAGAGCGGTTCAGTGGATCTAGAGGAGTTCGAAtcggagatgaagaagatcgTGCTTGCGATCGCTGATGGGCTCGGGTCTTGTCCGATTACGATGGTTTTGGATGATGGTGAGGATAATATCTTGAAGAAAGCTGCTGATTTGGAAGCTTCCAAGCTTCAGAAGAAGGCTTCTTCGTGA
- the LOC104793373 gene encoding probable E3 ubiquitin-protein ligase RHC2A, with protein MSSSSTQNQLELQEYTCQECDIILSVLSSSPSSSPRCPQCNLVSTFTSSTPFGVSPDDDDDDDDDNEDDEEAQILDPITTVLISSSMLSSSDESSSLLCTICREDFVVGEPAWKLPCNHLFHEDCIVPWLTSHNSCPLCRFELSVESTEDDSGLTLWFDVLTLEDDLEEDTGVTLNYQSLDG; from the exons ATGTCGTCCTCCTCTACCCAAAACCAATTGGAGCTGCAGGAGTACACCTGTCAAGAATGTGACATCATCCTTTCGGTTCTCTCATCATCTCCCTCTTCCTCTCCACGTTGTCCTCAGTGTAATCTCGTTTCTACTTTTACTTCTTCGACCCCTTTTGGAGTTAgtcctgatgatgatgatgatgatgatgatgataacgaaGACGACGAGGAGGCTCAAATTCTCGATCCAATTACGACCGTTCTGATCTCATCTTCAATGCTGTCCTCATCAGacgaatcttcttctttactttgcaCCATTTGCAGGGAAGACTTCGTCGTCGGAGAACCTGCCTGGAAATTGCCATGCAACCATTTGTTCCATGAAGATTGCATTGTTCCTTGGCTCACAAGTCATAACTCGTGTCCTCTCTGTCGATTTGAGCTCTCGGTTGAATCTACTGAGGACGACAGTGGTCTAACCTTGTGGTTCGATGTATTGACCCTAGAGGACGACTTGGAGGAA GATACGGGAGTCACTCTCAATTACCAAAGTTTAGACGGCTAA